The following proteins are co-located in the Paraphotobacterium marinum genome:
- a CDS encoding LytR/AlgR family response regulator transcription factor, with the protein MFRKFSGADFSVLLNQQTIKKLIQKISKVNVLDNSDEEELVVKDSDSLTKNQNQTHTLSKEKLINKEKNSLTNNKKQTHILSKEQMIKLFIVKKLSETHFISINDVFALIADGNYVQLITKHNNFLLRTPLSQLELKLPKTFQRVHRCHIIDLKRIIRTDYDSKTKKMEVILDSNQKYVISRSYQFLVRKYLKEKSILKST; encoded by the coding sequence AACGATTAAGAAATTGATTCAAAAAATTTCAAAAGTAAATGTTTTAGATAACTCTGATGAAGAAGAGTTAGTCGTCAAAGATTCTGATTCTTTAACAAAGAATCAGAATCAAACACATACTTTATCAAAAGAAAAATTAATTAACAAAGAAAAAAATTCTCTGACAAATAACAAGAAACAGACACATATTTTATCAAAAGAACAAATGATAAAGTTATTTATTGTGAAAAAATTATCGGAAACACACTTTATTTCCATTAATGATGTGTTCGCACTTATAGCTGATGGGAATTATGTGCAATTAATAACAAAACATAATAATTTTTTACTTCGAACTCCCTTGAGTCAACTAGAATTGAAATTGCCTAAGACTTTTCAGAGAGTCCATCGTTGTCATATCATAGATTTAAAAAGAATTATAAGAACTGACTACGATTCAAAAACAAAAAAAATGGAAGTGATTTTAGACTCTAATCAAAAGTATGTTATCTCAAGAAGTTATCAATTTTTAGTAAGAAAATATCTAAAAGAAAAATCTATACTAAAAAGTACTTAG